GCATTCTGGATCAGCAAAGTGCAGAATTAATTACTACTGAATCATAATAGATTCTTATACAACAGAAGGCGAGTTGCTTGTGCATGAAGAACACACAGACTTCTGTGATACTGCTTTTATGTGCTGATGTCACCTTCTTAAACTGTTGTTCTGAACGTTTTGGTGTAGACTTCTCTGGACTGTCATCCTATGAGTCTCAAAGATCACTGTGTccatattttcctttgttttggacAATGATAAAACATGAGATATATCTTAAATAGACATATTTATAGTGTTAATGTTGTATATAGAGTGTAGTGGTAATATAAATCTAAAAAAGATGTTTCTATATGCAGAATGGAGACTGATTACAATCCTATGGAGATGCCCAATAATATGGGCTTTGAAGAGGATTCTGATTATAGAGACTTCGAAGGAACAGATGTGAAAGATATGAGACTAGAAGCAGAAGCTGTTGTGAATGATGTTCTATTTGCTGTCAGCAACATGTTTGTCTCAAAAACCCTTCCATGTGCAGAGGATGTGGCATATATCAATGTGGAGACCAGGGAAAGGAACAAATACTGCCTGGAGCTCACAGAAGCAGGACTTAGGGTAAAATAATTTGTGTACAATTTGTAAAGTCTCTTTGTTTTACAGTAATCATTGTTCAAAAGGCTTTTAGAAAAATACTTAAGTGGCACCAAAGCAGCCTGTGTATTTCTCTTGTACTTTTATGAAAACCTGTTCCACATGTATTCTCCTAGAAAGTGGAACTTTAACTAGTTATTTCAAACAAAGCAAGAGGGGAGGAGGCTGGAAAACCAGGTATTTATTTGAAGTACTCACAAGATGAAGACTGAAGCTGCTAGCAGACAAATGTGTTGCAGGCAACTTCAGTATTTGGGTTTCTCGGCTACCTAAATAAGTCAGTGATACTCTATGTATGTAACTCCTTTTTGCACCATTTATATTACTTGTACAGATACTTGGATGTTAGATTTCTTTTCAAAGGTCAAAATGATAGACTTTACTAATATCTGAGTTTTGGACAAAAAGGATTTGAAACTGCCTAAatactatattattattattaagcccCATAGTAGAAAGCACAGATTGCAATTTAATTCAAGTATCTTTTGTCCTTACATTACTGTACTACCCTGACTGGCAAAGTTAAACTTTGTGATTTCTCTGTGACAAGGTGATCTTAATCACAAGGATGTAACCATTGGTTTCTTTGTTGCAGGTAGTAGCTTATGCTTTTGATCAGACCGATGACAGTTTGCAAACTCCATACCATGAAACTGTCTACTCCTTATTGGACTCTCTCAGCCCTGCATATCGAGAGTTTTTCGGAAATGCATTACTGCGAAGACTAGAAGCTTTGAAGAAGGATAGTCAGTCATGATTCATCCTGAAGTGAGGAAGTTTTAATGCTAAAAGGAATCTTTAGTATAAGGTACTGAAGTCTTTCTTACAAATATAGTCACAAACATCTCTTAAGCTTTGTTTCTTGCATTAATATCTAATTCATTGTAGTATTGATACATAATACTTTGCTTCAGTGGGTTTGTTAGCTCAAAAGGCCGTAAAAGTCACTCAGTAAATTGTAAaaactttcttgttttctttctgttgtaagtaaaaaACTTATTTCctaaaacattcagaaaatgtgGTCTCTTTTCGAAGTATTATTATCCAAAATTCTTGAAAGTGTCTTAGTGAGAACTCTTTAGGGACTGAATGTTGTGTGTGCAAGTAGTCATCtttctttttgtgcttgctgATTATTTtcaaatctgcattttaaaatagaagttaACTACTTGCTTTACCCAATTAATGGGAACTACTTTTCTGCACAGAATAGAATTTCAGCGTGTTTTGCTGTGCATAAATTGGAAAATTGTTTGCTTCAGTAACAAGAAGGATGATTCTTGAACACTTGAGTGTTGCTTATATAGTGATGGTGAGTTAAAAACAAGTCTCACTATTACTTGATCTGTCCTTGTCTGTGACAACTAGAAAACTCCAAATAGTAACAAGATGTACTGTTAATATATGAATGTATTGTCTGAATTGCAAATGAACTAAGCACAGAAGTAAATTAGGGTTTAAGGGGCTACATTTTCTTAAAGATGatgatatatatgtatgtacgcaTGCTATATTTTAACTGTTGGGAGGCTTGGAAGACATTTTAGCCTGTTTACTATTCTGAATGTGTGTTTACATGATGTACAGGATATACCCAAGAGTATTTTTGCTTCAGCCTTTACTTTCTATAATACAGTTCTTCAGCACTCCCATgctttccccttttctccctccaaTGTACAGCATTCTCTTCTAATGAATACTAAGTAAACACTGTAATGTTAATTGTGTTGTATTGGTTTGCAACCAAAGGCTGTATGAAATTTATATGACTAATACCAAACTGGAAGATGTAACTTGTATTTTCTACTTAAAATTGGTACAAATCTCGTTATAAATCTATTGTACTGCTTTAACTTTTCAAGTGTGTATTGACTGgtagacattttaaaaattacagttgGCTAGCAATACCAGTACTATTGAACTAACATTCTGTGATGGTCATACTTTTTGTATTCTTGTATTATTCAGTATTTGTGcatctttatttaaataattctgcTTTTATTCTGTGCTCTTAGCTCCCTGGATTTGTGCTTAGAGGTGGATCATCAGCTCTTGTAAACTCACAAgttctactgacttcagtggagctatattgatttataccagctgagggtTAGTCATGTTATTTGGAGAAGTCGAATAGAGCGTTTATAATAGCTTTGGGATAGTGATATTATAACTATGACTGGCAGGACAACTTGTAGTCAGAGCTTCTGTTTTCTAGAGcttaatttaatatttatttcattatcttTTTAGGTTGAAATTCCTATGTTAATCTTCTGTCCTAGAGTGTGCTTTCATGCTCTATAATTGTTCATAGGCTCTCTTTTGCACACAGGTCTGTGGCACGTGGTTAGTCCTCTGTGAGGAGAATGTACTTTACCGAatttatatttgaatattttcccTTGCAACTAATTTACTTGTTCAATTTCAATGACTAAAGCATTAAATAAATGCACCAGTGTGTTGTAGTTTTCTTGGGGGGAGGGGAGTGAACAAACCAAGGTCTATATCTCCATAAACACAGCTTCAATATCAGCTAATTAACAAGTATTTGAAAAGCATCTTTGGCTGCAGACTCACAACTACTGAAACTTCATGGTAGAAAATAAGGTAGGTAATTGTAAAGAGGGAATTGGAGAGGAAACATCAGATGTATAGGTGGAAAAATGTCAAAGGTAATGATATGTTGCTGGAATTTTTTTGAGACACTTTTAAAATGCTGTGTCATTTCAAGCGCTTATTATAAACCTTAGCCGAGAAATGATTTCAAAACGTGTTTTGTAGATGTTAACAGACAACAGAAGTTTTTTCTGATATAATACACTGCAGGGTAACTAGCTCAAAAGTGGGAAAGCCATGTCATCCTACAATTTCTCATTCTGGGTTTACTAGTATGAAGAAAATACACTTATATGTAGGAATTGCTGCCTCTGTGGAGCTTCTTTAAAGTGCTGACAACCAGACATATTCTATTGATCTCCTTAGACTGTGATTTGTTTTCATGATCTGAACCAGCTGCTCAGCTTGATTTAGCTGTTAATCCATAAATTGCACCTTTCCTGATGATAAGATTATGCATTATTACTAGAAGAAAAACCATCAAAACATGTTATTGGTTATTAGGTAATCGATCACTGGTAATTTGCTAAAAAGCCTAGACGCCTGCCTTTCACTCGTGATTGATCTCGActcagctgaggaggaggaggaggatgaagcgGCCGCGCAGACCGCGCATCTGCTCCGCGCGGggcggaggcggcagcggcgcagCACGCACCCGCCTGTTGCTGCTGCCGCGCTTAGGTCCAAACCCGCGTTTGCTGCCCCCGTGAGCGCGAGcagcttggcggcggcggcggcggggccctgcggcggggcggggcgggcggcgccgctcgGGCCCGGCCCGGTCGCTTAGCGACGGCCGCGTCCCCGGCGcgggccatggcggcggcgcccgcgcgcaGCCAGCGCGTCTTCCTCAACCACCTGGACTCGTACTGCGGCCGCGGCGTCGGCgaggtggcggcggcgcccgctccccgcctcgggggctgcggggcgagggcgggggggcccggcgcggcccggctgcgcctgggggcggcgggagcggtgcggccgcggggggggcgcggcggcggccgggtgGTGCCGCGGAGAAGGCCCAGCCGGGGGCGAGGAGCGGGGCCGCAAACCGGGTCGGACACCGCTGCTGGagcctcagcagcagcaggaggctcgGGGCGAGCGGGCGGCGTGTCCGCGCCTCCCCGGGGCCGAGGGGTCCGCGCGTGGCTCGGCGCACACGAGCGCACAGAGCGCGTCTCGTGTGTTGCAGTACTTATCCAAATGTGTCGTTGGGGCATCGCTTGAAGacgtgggagaggaggaggaggaggaggaggatgaaaatGCGTCCGATGCCGAGGTTCCTAACTTGAAAGGAGGCCAAAGGCCAAAGGAGGGAGTCTACCAAATAGTGGGAACGCTTTCCAAAGCAGGGAGCAATAAACCGTCTTTTGCAGAGGAAACCTATGCAGTAAGTGATAGTCTTATTATTTCAGGTCACCATCGGACAACATCAGAAATACTGCAAGTCATTTAAAATGACCCGTGTTAATGGTCTCTTGTTGCTGCAGGAAGCTTTATACATGTATTTTATTACCTCTGCTTCCTGCACAGTCATCTACTCCCTGTTGGGTCTGATCCAGCAAATGTTAAAATTAAGGGACTCCATGGacttaaaatagattaaaaaattgACCAGTTTGGACAGGACATCATCTACCCCATGAGCCGCAAgcctgctttctttttccctaaaAACACACACATCAGGTATCTCTCTCATCTCTCCTATGTATTTTAGCATCATTTTAAGCATATTGGTGCTGGGACCAAATTCAGTATCTTCCCTTCCTAACTACACTGAAAACACTACTTTCACTAGTGACTAATTGTTCTGAATACCTACGTCTTTGTACAAAGATACATTCAAAGTTTAGTTAACTAAAGGGGGAATCTCTTCAAACATTTGAAAATTTTGATATGAACTTCTATATAGCTGAGTTGTTCAATCAGAAAATCATGGCTAGTAGTATTTAATCTtaattgctgctctcatgcaGAGCATTTGTTGGAGGGACGCAGACAACATCCTATCATACTGCATATCATACTTTTGTTGAAtgaagattattttttattttgcaaagaagCTGACATTTTTCTGACCTTCTCCATTCTGCCAGCTGATCGATGTTAAAAATACCTACAAAAAACATGGATATCTTTTTGATACTCACAATTGCTCTGAAGATATAAATCCTAAAATTCCACTTAAAATTTTATCTCTTTTTGAACTATATTAATGTATGTTGTAGATTAGATGTTTCAATATTAAACTTATACATCGGCCTTACTTTTATCTGACTGACATAGTTCGATATCAGTCTTATAAATTATTCTAACATCCTCTTCAGAAGTCTACGTGTGAGAAAACTACGTTCTATCAGTAAGttaaacttaaaaagaaaaggaattttgtataaattttctttttttctttctttttttaatgaaggattctaactgtttttttccacaggtCTCTTCTCGAAAAGAACTTTTAAGTCACTTGCTTGAGTGCGAGGTCATTTTATATAATATCACTGAGGATGCAAATCAAATTGAAGAAGCAACATGGGCTGCCTCTGGTTAGTACAGCCATCAGCTGAATAGAAAGTTGGTTGCTATACAGCCATCAGAATTTACTGTAGATGTATAATGAAATAATCTGGTATTTATAGTTTAATATAAAACAAGGTTCCTTGATGGAGATATGCTGCATGAATTTTTCAATTACTTAGCAAGGGACCTTGGAAGGCACTCTAGAATACATAAGTTTGAGAAGCTGTCATAGAATGGTCCAACACTCTTAAGTGACATATCTGTGTAGGCAGTTATTTCCATTAATAACTATCCACTGCCATCTTATCTATATGAATCAGAAAGTGGGTAGAAAATTTGCTCCTGTGATATTCAAATAATGtttcaatattttatattttaactaTATTTTGACTCAAAACTGCAGTGAAAACCAGTGTTAATAAACTATTTTCCTCTAAACTAAAATAAGGAGACTTTCTCTAGAGTTCTGTGGTTTATTCTGTTTcgatggaaaaaaaaccaaaatgcttattttctttcagtatctCAGCAGTCAATAGAGATGAATCATTTCCTGGTatagattgttttcttttttcccctcctgttaaTGTAATTCTTTATTGGCATAtcattatttgtttatttattttctttatttacttATTACATTCATTTTATACCAAGCCAAGTAAGGAGTATTTGATTAAAAAGTGGATATCATGTAGAAGATTATAATATAGCTGCCTATATGGGACCTTTATATAAAGCAAAAATACTGTTTGAGTAATACAGTTTACAataaaaatatccttttcttttattaaacagcacTACGtacagagatgcagcattttgagaCACTGAAGATATTCATCCTCATTTCAACAGTAATGAGCTGGGCAAAAAGCAAACCCCTTGACCCAGTAAGCAAtaaaaaaacacttctttttcaCTGAATGCTTTCTATTAAATGTATGCAATTAAACTGTTTCA
This is a stretch of genomic DNA from Apteryx mantelli isolate bAptMan1 chromosome 4, bAptMan1.hap1, whole genome shotgun sequence. It encodes these proteins:
- the GSKIP gene encoding GSK3B-interacting protein, which gives rise to METDYNPMEMPNNMGFEEDSDYRDFEGTDVKDMRLEAEAVVNDVLFAVSNMFVSKTLPCAEDVAYINVETRERNKYCLELTEAGLRVVAYAFDQTDDSLQTPYHETVYSLLDSLSPAYREFFGNALLRRLEALKKDSQS